GTCACAAAAAAGCTTCGTCCCTAGCGAAAGAGGTTTACAACCCGAAGGCCTTCAATCCCTCACGCGGCGTCGCTGCATCAGGCTTGCGCCCATTGTGCAATATTCCCCACTGCTGCCTCCCGTAGGAGTCTGGGCCGTATCTCAGTCCCAATGTGGCCGTCCACCCTCTCAGGCCGGCTACCCGTCGACGCCTTGGTAGGCCATTACCCCACCAACAAGCTGATAGGCCGCGGGCTCATCCCTAACCGAAAAAACTTTCCACCACACACACTAAAATGTGGTCCTATCCGGTATTAGACCCAGTTTCCCAAGCTTATCCCGAAGTTAGGGGCAGATCACCCACGTGTTACTCACCCGTTCGCCACTCGAGTACTCTCTTGCAAGCAAGAAAGCCTTTCCGTTCGACTTGCATGTGTTAAGCACGCCGCCAGCGTTCGTCCTGAGCCAGGATCAAACTCTCCACAAAAAATAAGAAAAATTATTGGGAAAGCCCAACAACTGGCAAAAAATAAACAAAAACAATTTTTAGTATTTAACAAGCACCCACAACCATCCCCCAGCCCCTTACCCTCAACACAATAAAATCCTAAAAACTATATTGAAGAAAAAAGATAAGAAACAAGAAAACAAATCATGGTCACTTGCCGGTCACACCACAACACCATCAGTGACATCTGATCACCACAGTATCAGGCGTAAAAACAAAAACCATTATCCCCCACCACAATAAACACATATGTGAATACGTGATAAGAAAAAGAAAATATGTGTAAAACAAAAAACAATAACACACAACACAATGACCAAACACAAACACTTATTCAGCATTCATCATTAATCACTAGATTCTGTGTGTTACATGTTGTAACAAATGATTTGGCACACTATTGAGTTCTCAAACAACCCACACCCACCACACAACAAACAATGCTTGCTGTAATAAGGTGAAATGCTGTACTACAGTCACTTTAAAAAAGTTTAAGTAATTGCAGCGAAGAAAAACCTTACAAAACTTTTCCTGTTATTGTCAAGTTTCGTTTTTCTTTGGGAAAAAATTTTTATTGTTGCCACCGTGTTTGTTTCACACAACCTTGTTTGTGTTGTGTGGTGCTCGCGGCGACTGGAACAAAGTTACACACGACTTCCCAACAACACAAATCCACAGGTCACACCAATTTTTATAAACAACCACCCCACACAACAACACAACAAGCTCCACAGCAGATTTCTAAGCGCGTTAAATCAATCCACGGTAGAACGTCGCAACGCCATCGCTAGGAAGAGCTTTATACTTAAAACCCACTCGACGACTATCCCGAAATCATCACGGCTTTAAAAAGTTCTCTTCTTCTAAGCCTTAAAATAAACACTATTAATAGCTCATCAAATAACAAGATCATTAGGCTTTCACGATGAAAAATAGGCCGCTAGAAAATCAATCCAACTGGAACAAATACTTTTTAGAAAAATGATTTTTCACGATTACTCGTTACACTCACGACATACCCAACTAGCTTAAAACTCAGCTAAAATAAAGCTGAAGTTGAGGTTCAAATACACCATCATCATTGGATGACCATCAATTCCAATGCTAGGTGCTTACGCTAAGCCGCACACAATCTTCCCCAAAATGCTCTAGAGAAAAGGTAATAAAACACCACACTGTGAACGAAAAGTGAAGATATAATCGGTACATGGAACAGATATCTGCTGGTCATTAAGTGTTGTCCCCGCTCGCGCGGGGATGTTCCGGTGAGATGCTTAGCGCCCTAGAGACAGTGATTGTTGTCCCCGCTCGCGCGGGGATGTTCCCGGAGTCAACATTGGCGCGAATCGGCTTTTTGCGTTGTCCCCGCTCGCGCGGGGATGTTCCTTCGCTTACTCCCACCATGGCACTGATCCTGCTGTTGTCCCCGCTCGCGCGGGGATGTTCCTTCTAGATTCAATAGTGTCCTTCCTGATGTGTGGTTGTCCCCGCTCGCGCGGGGATGTTCCGCCCGTCTTCTGTGTGTCGCTCGACCCGGTGAGGTTGTCCCCGCTCGCGCGGGGATGTTCCGGATTAGCCAATGACTATTGCAAGCCGTGAGCTGTTGTCCCCGCTCGCGCGGGGATGTTCCGTATGTACCCGCTGAAACATCAATTTCTTCCCAGTTGTCCCCGCTCGCGCGGGGATGTTCCTCCGCCATGACGTTTGACGCAACTACAGGTGTCGTTGTCCCCGCTCGCGCGGGGATGTTCCCGTGAAAAGCTTTTGTGTTTGGTGGGTGCTTTTGTTGTCCCCGCTCGCGCGGGGATGTTCCGCAAGCACAAAGAAAAATGCCTCAGCAAGTGGTAAAAACATGGTCGCTTGCCAGCTAAATCCAGCTAGACGCAATCATATTGGCACAAGCAACATCTGCCCTACCAACAATAAGGGCGTTGTCATAAGTAATGTATCCGCTGCTCCACCGGCTAATCGGGTAAAGCTAATCACATAATCCACGCACTAAGCAGCACCACCCCTGCGGCTAGTAAGACCGGTGCAGGGGCGTCGAAAAGCGCACGAAAGCTCCACAACAACGCAGCCACAATAAGTGGTACCACAAGAAAATTACCCACCATAACCCGATAATGAAATGATTGTTTTTCTAATCGAATTGGTAACTCAGCAAAAGTTACCAGCATCAATGCCATCAATAGTGGAGTAATAAACACCTGCCACGGTGCATTGATTTTACTAGCACATGCACCGGCTACTAAAGCAAGTAAATAATAAATTGCAGAACGCATTAATGGTAGCAGGCTAGCAATCCGCCAGGGCCATCAATAACTGTAATGTCAGTATTAAAAATGTCGCTTAAAATTTCGTCTTTCATAATCTCTTCAACTAAACCGAAAGCGACTATTTGACCATCTTTGACTGCACAAATGTGTTGAGCATACCGAGCTGCAAAATTAATATCATGCAGCACCACAATAATTGTGCGGCCAAATTCTGCAGCAGCATGAGCAAGATGTTTCATCATCTCTACGGAATGCGCAATATCGAGGTTATTCAGTGGTTCATCGAGCATGACATAATCGGTTTCTTGGCATAACACCATGGCCACATAAGCACGCTGACGCTGACCACCAGATAACTGGTCAAGATAGCGATTCTCTAGTTCTTTAAGATTTAAAAAGTCGATATAACGAGAAATAATCTCTTCATCTTTTGCCGTTAGCCGCCCCTTCGAATAAGGAAACCGGCCAAAACCTACCAGCTGCCGCACAGTAAGACGAGTAATAAAATGATTTTCCTGCCGCAAAATACTAAGTACTTTAGCTAGGTCAGCGCTTTTGGTACTGCTTACGTCAAAGCCAGCAACATTAATAACGCCTTCGTCGAGATCAAGCAGACGGCCAATCATCGTAAGCAAAGTAGATTTTCCCGCCCCATTCGGGCCCACAAGTGCAGTAATACCACCAGCGGGAATTTCCAAACTCACCGGCCCAATCTGAACCTCACCATTATAATTTTTTGCGACTTTTTCAAGTGTGATCACAGTCGTCCCCTCCTTAGTAGGACAATCAAGAATGCACTTCCGCCTACAAATTCGATAATGATCGAAACCACGCCCTGAGCGTAAAAGACATGATTCATGATGAAATATGCACTGGTAAGCACTAAGAAACCAAGGCTGATAGACATCGGGAAAAGGTATCGGTGGTCAAACGTACCGGCTAATTGATATGTCAGAGTAACCACCAAGAAACCAAGAAAAGTCATTGGCCCTACCAGTGCAGTAGAAGTAGCCATCAAAATAGAAACAAGCACCAAAATATAGATACTGAGCCGTTTGTGATTAAGTCCTAAATTGCCGGCAGCTTCTTTACCCAAAGCAAGAACATTAAGTTTTCGTGCACTTAGTAGAATTAGAATTCCGGCGGTTAAGCATAGTGGAATGGCTACCGGATAATACGAGGGATCAGCGTTGTTGACTGATCCAAATAACCGAGCGGTCAGTACATCGAATTCACTTGGGGTTAGCAGCCGCTGCATAAATGTAGCTACTGAGCCTAAACCAGCACCAATAACAATGCCCACCAGTAGCATTGCATGCATATTAGAGTTTTTTCCGGTCAATAACCACGAATAAAGCACTAGGCACATGCCCACCATAAGCACGAGCTGCACAATAAACATTTCTAAGGTGCGGGCATTATTAAGTCCAACCACGCCAAAAAAGAAAATAGTTGAGGTATGTAAAGCTCGATATAGGGATTCAAATCCCATAATCGATGGGGTGATGATGCGGTTATTTGTTACTGTTTGAAAAGCTACCGTCGCTAGGGACTGGCATAACGCTACTACTGCCATCGCGATTACGGCATTCATACGTCGTTGTGCGATCAACCAAAATTGCGGAGTGCCAAAAGGTACTGGATTTCCATATGCCAGCAAACCGAAGGCAAAAAGTAAAGCTAAGGTGGTAATCACCGTAAAAAGTACCCAATAGGTTAGCTTTGCTCGAGCATTAATAAAGGCACCCGATCGACGTATGTTTTTCGACGCCTCTTTCTTGAAACCGGCCAAAGCAGGGGTTTCGGTTACTACTGCCTTATCCATTTTTGGCCTGCCTTACGATCAAAGTAACAAATACAATGGCGCCGACCATGCCTAAGATTACTGATACCGGAATTTCAAATGGTGAAATAAGAGTTCGGGCAAGAAGATCGCACACAGTAACCAAAGCAATACCGCTTAGGCATACCCAGGGAAGATTAGAGCGCAGATCATCGCCACGAAACATTGATACTAAATTGGGCACAATTAAACCTAAAAATGGTAGCGACCCCACCACCACGGTTACTACACCGGTTGCCACGGCGATAAGACCAGTACCAATTATCACCATGCGCTGATAGTTCACGCCCACATTGGTTGCGATATCTTCTCCCAATCCAGCAATAGTAAGCCGATCGGCGTAAAAGAACACCATAAGAACTACGAATAATACAATCCATAGCACCTCATATTGGCCTTTATATACCGAGGTAAAACTTCCTTGGAACCAAATTCCTAGTGACTGCAATGTGTCGGTTTTGAGTGCGAAAAAAGTTGATACCGCACTAACTACCGCCCCCAGCATAATTCCAATAATCGGCACGACTAAAGAGGATCTTAAACTGACCTTACGTAGAAAAAGGAAAAATACCATCGTGCCGATAAAGGCAAAAAGAACTGCACAAACCATGCGCCCTAAAACTGAGGTGCTAGGAAAAACAACCATGCAAAAAAGTAATCCCAATCCTGCCCATTCAGTCGTACCCGTGGTAGTTGGTTCGACAAAACGGTTTTGGGTAATCAATTGCATGACTAGACCACTCATAGCCATTGCAGCGCCAGATAATACAAGCGCAATAGTGCGTGGGATACGAACAATACCGAAGATGTCCCAGCCATCAGCATGATTCAAAATGTCGTATTCGCCGGTCATGAGTGAAAGAATAAGCAGGCCAATAACAACGGCAATACCAATGATGAGTTTGACGTCGAAAAGCTTGCCTCGAGTAATGTGCGTAGAAGTAGACTCACGCGTCGAAGTATCAATCATAAAAAGTCGATCTGATTCGTTGTGGATAACAATGTGGCACGCTTAAAACGCACCAAAAGGGCCAGCGCCTACTCGCTAGCCCTTTTAACGTGCACGTTTTAGCTCTTCTGAGCTTCGAAAGCATCAGCAATAGAGTTTAAGATCTCCGTGTAGGTGATAATCGACTCATTGGTATAGGTATCTTGAGGTGCAACAATAATCTTGCCATCAGAAACAACAGCAAGGTTAGCTA
This DNA window, taken from Corynebacterium kutscheri, encodes the following:
- a CDS encoding iron ABC transporter ATP-binding protein, with translation MITLEKVAKNYNGEVQIGPVSLEIPAGGITALVGPNGAGKSTLLTMIGRLLDLDEGVINVAGFDVSSTKSADLAKVLSILRQENHFITRLTVRQLVGFGRFPYSKGRLTAKDEEIISRYIDFLNLKELENRYLDQLSGGQRQRAYVAMVLCQETDYVMLDEPLNNLDIAHSVEMMKHLAHAAAEFGRTIIVVLHDINFAARYAQHICAVKDGQIVAFGLVEEIMKDEILSDIFNTDITVIDGPGGLLACYH
- a CDS encoding iron chelate uptake ABC transporter family permease subunit, which codes for MDKAVVTETPALAGFKKEASKNIRRSGAFINARAKLTYWVLFTVITTLALLFAFGLLAYGNPVPFGTPQFWLIAQRRMNAVIAMAVVALCQSLATVAFQTVTNNRIITPSIMGFESLYRALHTSTIFFFGVVGLNNARTLEMFIVQLVLMVGMCLVLYSWLLTGKNSNMHAMLLVGIVIGAGLGSVATFMQRLLTPSEFDVLTARLFGSVNNADPSYYPVAIPLCLTAGILILLSARKLNVLALGKEAAGNLGLNHKRLSIYILVLVSILMATSTALVGPMTFLGFLVVTLTYQLAGTFDHRYLFPMSISLGFLVLTSAYFIMNHVFYAQGVVSIIIEFVGGSAFLIVLLRRGRL
- a CDS encoding ABC transporter permease; the encoded protein is MIDTSTRESTSTHITRGKLFDVKLIIGIAVVIGLLILSLMTGEYDILNHADGWDIFGIVRIPRTIALVLSGAAMAMSGLVMQLITQNRFVEPTTTGTTEWAGLGLLFCMVVFPSTSVLGRMVCAVLFAFIGTMVFFLFLRKVSLRSSLVVPIIGIMLGAVVSAVSTFFALKTDTLQSLGIWFQGSFTSVYKGQYEVLWIVLFVVLMVFFYADRLTIAGLGEDIATNVGVNYQRMVIIGTGLIAVATGVVTVVVGSLPFLGLIVPNLVSMFRGDDLRSNLPWVCLSGIALVTVCDLLARTLISPFEIPVSVILGMVGAIVFVTLIVRQAKNG